From the Salmo trutta chromosome 25, fSalTru1.1, whole genome shotgun sequence genome, the window tgtaaagcaggtggttagagcgttggactagttaaccgtaaggttgcaagattgaatccccaagctgacaaggtaaaaatttgtcgttctgcccctgaacaaggcagttaacccccgttcctaggccgtcattgtaaataatgtgttcttaaatgacttgcctagttaaataaaggtcaaataaataaatcggccaaatcagcgtccaaaaataccgatttccgatttatgaaaacttaattaattaaatcggccattccgattaatcggtcaacctctaatccACAAACAAACTTCATTCTAGAGCTGAATATGTTTTGAAGTATAACTATTTTAGGTTTGATGATGAATACCTCCAAACGAATGGAACATCGATGGGCTCCACATTCGCTCCGAGCTACGCTAACCTTTGTGGGTCTATTTGAAGAACGTTTTGTCAATATGAAAACAAAAATTCATTTTTGAATAAAATCCTGAAGTGGTATCGATATATTGACGACATTTTTTTGCATATGGGAAGGAACTGAACAAGAGCTGTCAGGTTTTATGGCACTACTCAATGACATTGACCCCAATCTCAAATTCACTATTGAATGTGACACTGCGTATATTACctcgatatgtggattgagaaatcaaatggaatgctgtttacaactctgtataGTAAAGAAACTCTATTAGAAactctattacagggggacagcttccatcctgagccattaaaaagaggacttccaAGAAGCCAGTTTTTCAGACTGCGCCGTATATATGCCACTCCACAGAGGATTATCTAGAACAAGCAGCGGAGATGCGCattaggtttctaagaagaggctattcgccacaatgtgtggatgaagctcttcatTTGGCATTGGGAAAAACATGAGATGAATTGCTACAAAAAAGACCCGCTAAAGAACACTCCGtaatgttcacaaccacatatactttgaactCGTGAAAAGTGGGAGATGCggtcaagaaacactggcatattttatcatcggacccagctttgccggctgaatttaaaagaggtcgcaatttacgcaATAAATTGGTCCATTccaactgccagccacaaaagaaaatcaaccaggctcttttacgccctctaccaaatggtagctataaatgcagaggatgcgcacagtgcaacaatatgatgaagtgtgaatatttctgccacccccaCACAGGAAAATGGTTCCAAATAAATTATATCATTACGTGTACCACCAcacatgttatttacattattaaatgtcatgtgggctctgctatgtcggtaagacctcccgctctctcaaacagagaattagtgaacataaaagttcaatcaggagaaacgacagggattttccagtcgcagtacatttttaatgacctaaaacatgacatttctacctttagattttgtggcgtagagaaagttaagatatcagacaggggaggtgatattaataatactctgagtaaaagagaatgtttttggattttcaccctccagacgtTATTTCATCATcatgttgtgaatttgaacatgaattatgctCCTATTTAAGATAATTCTGATGTTTTTCGtacgatgtacccaatgattaatgaaaacttgctgtgtcctcattgtggttttatggacgtgtttaatgcgtcttatttatacacttttgtagtgtttgtgaaatgcattttgttatgtttggtagcacttatttatttttcctttgcctccaacccctttccatgcgtggaacggatgtgggtggggctaggtctacataggggtgctgatttaaaaaaaaaaaaagaagcaaaagctctgacgaaggccatgtGGCCGatgcgtaaagctctgacgaaggccatgtGGCCGatgcgtaaagctctgacgaaggccgtgtggCCGatgcgtaaagctctgacgaaggccgtgtggCCGatgcgtaaagctctgacgaaggccgtgtggCCGatgcgtaaagctctgacgaaggccgtgtggCCGatgcgtaaagctctgacgaaggccgtgtggCCGatgcgtaaagctctgacgaaggccgtgtggCCGAAGGCCATGTGGCCGatgcgtaaagctctgacgaaggccgggTGGCCGAAGGCCATGTGGCCGatgcgtaaagctctgacgaaggccgggTGGCCGAAGGCCATGTGGCCGatgcgtaaagctctgacgaaggccgtgtggCCGatgcgtaaagctctgacgaaggccgtgtggCCGatgcgtaaagctctgacgaaggccgcgTGGCCGatgcgtaaagctctgacgaaggccgcgTGGCCGatgcgtaaagctctgacgaaggccgcgTGGCCGatgcgtaaagctctgacgaaggccgtgtggCCGatgcgtaaagctctgacgaaggccgtgtggCCGatgcgtaaagctctgacgaaggccgtgtggCCGatgcgtaaagctctgacgaaggccgtgtggCCGatgcgtaaagctctgacgaaggccgtgtggCCGatgcgtaaagctctgacgaaggccgtgtggCCGatgcgtaaagctctgacgaaggccgtgtggCCGatgcgtaaagctctgacgaaggccgtgtggCCGatgcgtaaagctctgacgaaggccgtgtggCCGAAGGCCGTGTGGCCGatgcgtaaagctctgacgaaggccgtgtggCCGAAGGCCGTGTGGCCGatgcgtaaagctctgacgaaggccgtgtggCCGAAGGCCGTGTGGCCGatgcgtaaagctctgacgaaggccgtgtggCCGAAGGCCGTGTGGCCGatgcgtaaagctctgacgaaggccgtgtggCCGatgcgtaaagctctgacgaaggccgtgtggCCGatgcgtaaagctctgacgaaggccgtgtggCCGatgcgtaaagctctgacgaaggccgtgtggCCGatgcgtaaagctctgacgaaggccgtgtggCCGatgcgtaaagctctgacgaaggccgtgtggCCGAAGGCCGTGTGGCCGatgcgtaaagctctgacgaaggctgtgggggggggggggggcgtggggCGTGGCTGACTGTCACAGCAGAAACGCTGCTGCACTGCTATTAGTCAGGGCTCATAaggaaaagggttccatttgggacatagacatACATCTAGTCTAGTGTAACATGATATCTGCTATCACATGTTACAATGTAGCAGTGCTGGAACGATCCTCTCCATCTGTGGGCTTTGGTGGGTCATCACCCCACTTCTCCACAACCTCTCTTCATTGGATgcgtgtcttttttttttttatgcctgAGCCTACACCAGATGACGTCACAGTAGCCCTGTCCCTGTCCTATGGGACAGACGGAATAGTCCTTACAGAGTGCGCTACTTTACATCAGAGCCCTacgggtcctggtcaaatgtagtgcactatttagggaataggacgCACTCATGGACTAGTCTGCTGCCCTGGACTAGTCTGCTGCCCTGGACTAGGCTGCTGCCCTGGACTAGGCTGCTGCCCTGGACTAGGCTGCTGCCCTGGACTAGGCTGCTGCCCTGGACTAGGCTGCTAATGTTATAGAAGCTAGTGTCTAGTAATGTTATAGAAGCTAGTGTCTAGTAATGTTATGGAAGCTAGTGTCTAATGTTATGGAAGCTAGTGTCTGTTATGGAAGCTAGTGTCTAGTAATGTTATGGAAGCTAGTGTCTAATGTTATGGAAGCTAGTGTCTAGTAATGTTATGGAAGCTAGTGTCTaatgttctagaagctagtgtcTAGTAATGTTATGGAAGCTAGTGTCTAGTAATGTTATGGAAGCTAGTGTCTAGTAATGTTATAGAAGCTAGTGTCTAGTAATGTTATGGAAGCTAGTGTCTAGTAATGTTATGGAAGCTAGTGTCTAGTAATGTTATGGAAGCTAGTGTCTaatgttctagaagctagtgtcTAGTAATGTTATAGAAGCTAGTGTCTAATGTTCTGGAAGCTAGTGTCTaatgttctagaagctagtgtcTAGTAATGTTATAGAAGCTAGTGTCTAGTaatgttctagaagctagtgtctaatgttctagaagctagtgtcTAGTAATGTTATAGAAGCTAGTGTCTAGTAATGTTATAGAAGCTAGTGTCTAGTAATGTTATGGAAGCTAGTGTCTAGTAATGTTATAGAAGCTAGTGTCTAGTAATGTTATAGAAGCTAGTGTCTAGTaatgttctagaagctagtgtcTAGTaatgttctagaagctagtgtcTAGTAATGTTATGGAAGCTAGTGTCTAGTAATGTTATGGAAGCTAGTGTCTAGTAATGTTATGGAAGCTAGTGTCTAGTAATGTTATGGAAGCTAGTGTCTAGTAATGTTATGGAAGCTAGTGTCTAGTAATGTTATGGAAGCTACTGTCTAGAAGCTAGTGTCTAGTAATGTTATGGAAGCTAGTGTCTAGTAATGTTATGGAAGCTAGTGTCTAGTAATGTTATAGAAGCTAGTGTCTAGTAATGTTATGGAAGCTAGTGTCTAGTAATGTTATGGAAGCTAGTGTCTAGTAATGTTATAGAAGCTAGTGTCTAGTAATGTTATGGAAGCTACTGTCTCAAATGGTATCAAGGGAATGTCTTAACAGTTTATGCCTAAATTGTTCTGTTAGTCCcaatatctatttaattcatgtTCACGGTGTCCTCTGTACTCTAACATTTGTTGTACAAAGGCAACAACCATTCTATGACCAACACAACATGCAAGTCTTGCACACATTTTCAGTCTCTAATTTCTACTGTATCTGTTTTCTGCATAGCAGTCAGTACATTTCAGTATAGGACATTTTTCAGTTGAGTACATTTCAGTGTAATTTCTTGTTGATGTGACTGTGTTGTTTACATGTTCATCCAGCTGGTGCTCCCGGAGTATCTCATCCATGTGTTCTTCTGCGTGATGTTCCTGTGTGCTGCAGAGTGGCTCACCCTCGGTCTCAACATGCCACTGCTGGCCTACCACGTCTGGAGGTATGTTCAAGGGGTTTTATTAGTCACTTTAAGCAATGTACACATGCTATAGTTTTAGTTTTCCCTCAGTGAAAACAGTTAAACATTGTATATTTTTCTTTATGCAACATTCACCTTCCAATGGGAATTTTCATGGTTCATGATTTGTTAAAACCGTTTAATGAATCTCAGCCTGGATGACAGATTAAATTTCTCTTGGATATGCGCCACTTGGAATTCTGCAGTGTTGTTTCTACGGAAACCAATGTAATGGACTTAACCATGCTGACTACAGCTAAATTTGTCCCGTTTCTATAAGTAAGCCTGTCTGTTGAATGCGTTTCTATAAATAGGCCTAAATGTGTTTCTCTGCAGGCACAAAGTCTTTTACTTTTAACAGATTCAAACCCTGaggaccttttttttttttttaaatagtcccGCTGCTATGAACCAACATGTTTCCTGGTTAATAATTTGTTGAAACACAGCAACATGTGTGCTGACTTCCATGTTTCTCTGCAGGTATACGAGCAGGCCGGTGATGAGTGGTCCAGGCCTCTATGATCCAACTACGATCATGAACGCTGACGTCTTGGCCTACTGTCAAAAGGAGGGCTGGTGCAAACTGGCcttctacctcctctccttcttctactatctctacgggtatgttctctacctcctctcctccttctactatctctacgggtatgttctctacctcctctccttcttctactatctctacgggtatgctctctacctcctctccttctactatctctacgggtatgttctctacctcctctccttctactatctctacgggtatgttctctctacctcctctccttctactatctctacgggtatgttctctacctcctctccttctactatctctacgggtatgttctctacctcctctccttctactatctctacgggtatgttctctacctcctctcctcctatctctacgggtatgttctctacctcctccttctgtctctacgggtatgttctctacctcctctccttctactatctctacgggtatgttatctacctcctctccttctactatctctacgggtatgttctctacctcctctccttcttctactatctctatgggtatgttctctacctcctctccttctactatctctacgggtatgttctctacctcctctccttcttctactatctctacgggtatgttctctacctcctctccttcttctactatctctacgggtatgttctctacctcctctccttcttctactatctctacctcctctccttcttctactatctctacgggtatgttctctacctcctccttctatctctacgggtatgttctctacctcctcttcttCTACTACTATCTCTAcctcttcttctactactactatctctacgggtatgttctctacctcctcttcttcttctactactactactactactactactactactactactatctctacctcctcttcttctactactatctctacctcctcttcttcttctactatctctacgggtatgttctctacctcttcttctactatctctacgggtatgttctctacctctgcttctactatctctacgggtatgttctctacctcctctccttctactatctctacgggtatgttctctacctcctctcctcctatctctacgggtatgttctctacctcctccttctgtctctacgggtatgttctctacctcctctccttctactatctctacgggtatgttctctacctcctctccttctactatctctacgggtatgttatctacctcctctccttctactatctctacgggtatgttctctacctcctctccttcttctactatctctacgggtatgttctctacctcctctccttcttctactatctctacctcctctccttcttctactatctctacgggtatgttctctacctcctccttctatctctacgggtatgttctctacctcctcttcttctactactactatctctacctcttcttctactactactactatctctacgggtatgttctctacctcctcttcttctactactactactactactactactactactactactactactactactactactactactatctctacctcctcttcttctactactatctctacctcctcttcttcttctactactatctctacgggtatgttctctacctcttcttctactatctctacgggtatgttctctacctctgcttctactatctctacgggtatgttctctacctctccttctactatctctacgggtatgttctctctacctcctctcctactatctctacgggtatgttctCTACCTCCTATCTCTACGGGCATGTTCTCTACCTCCTATCTCTACGGGcatgttctctctacctctccttctactatctctacgggtatgttctctacctctccttcttcTACTATCTCTACTGGTATgttctctaccccctctccttcttctactatctctacgggtatgttctctacctcctatctctacgggtatgttctctctacctcctctcctactatctctacgggtatgttctCTACCTCCTATCTCTACGGGCATGTTCTCTACCTCCTATCTCTACGGGcatgttctctctacctctccttctactatctctacgggtatgttctctacctctccttcttcTACTATCTCTACTGGTATgttctctaccccctctccttcttctactatctctacgggtatgttctctacctcctatctctacgggtatgttctctctacctcctctccttctactatctctacgggtatgttctctctacctctccttcttctactatctctacgggtatgttctctctacctcctctccttctactatctctacgggtatgttctctctacctcctctccttcttctactatctctatgggtatgttatctctacctcctctccttctactatctctacgggtatgttctctacctcctatctctacgggtatgttctctacctcctatctctacgggtatgttctctctacctctcattcttctactatctctacgggtatgttctctctacctcctctccttctactatctctacgggtatgttctctctacctcctctccttctactatctctacgggtatgttctctacctcctctccttcttctactatctctacgggtatgttctctctacctctccttcttctactatctctacaggtatgttctctacctcctctccttctactatctctacgggtatgttctctctacctcctctccttctactatctctacgggtatgttctctacctcctctgcttctactatctctacgggtatgttctctacctctccttctactatctctacgggtatgttctctacctcctctccttctactatctctacgggtatgttctctacctctccttctatctctacgggtatgttctctacctcctctccttctactatctctatgggtatgttctctacctcctcttcttctactgtctctacgggtatgttctctacctcctctccttctactatctctacgggtatgttctctacctcctctccttctactactatctctacgggtatgttctctacctcctctccttctactactatctctacgggtatgttctctacctcctctccttctactatctctacgggtatgttctttctacctctccttctactatctctacgggtatgttctctacctctccttctatctctacgggtatgttctccacctcctctccttctgtctttaCGGTTATGTTATCTCTACCTCCTCTGCTTCTActatctctacgggtatgttctctacctcctctgcttctactatctctacgggtatgttctctacctctccttctactatctctacgggtatgttctctacctctccttctactatctctacgggtatgttctctacctcctcttcttctactatctctacgggtatgttctctctacctcctctccttctactatctctacgggtatgttctttctacctctccttctactatctctacgggtatgttctctacctctccttctatctctacgggtatgttctccacctcctctccttctgtctttaCGGTTATGTTCTCTACCTCctatctctacgggtatgttatctctacctcctctgcttctactatctctacgggtatgttctctacctcctctgcttctactatctctacgggtatgttctctacctctccttctactatctctacgggtatgttctctacctcctcttcttctactatctctacgggtatgttctctacctcctcttcttctactatctctacgggtatgttctctacctcctctccttctactatctctacgggtatgttctctacctcctctccttctactatctctacgggtatgttctctacctcctctccttctactatctctacgggtatgttctctacctctccttctactatctctacgggtatgttctctacctctccttctactatctctatgggtatgttctctacctcctctccttctactatctctacgggtatgttctctacctcctctccttctactatctctacgggtatgttctctacctcctctccttctactatctctacgggtatgttctctacctcctctccttctactatctctacgggtatgttctctacctctccttctactatctctacgggtatgttctctacctctccttctactatctctacgggtatgttctctacctcctccttctgtctctacgggtatgttctctacctcctctccttctactatctctacgggtatgttctctacctcctctccttctgtctctacgggtatgttctctacctctccttctatctctacgggtatgttctctacctcctctcccgtctctacgggtatgttctctctacctcctctccttctgtctctacgggtatgttctctacctccttctactatctctacgggtatgttctctacctcctctctttcttctatctctacgggtatgttctctacctcctctccttcttctactatctctacgggtatgttctctacctcctctccttctactatctctacgggtatgttctctacctcctctccttctactatctctatgggtatgttctctacctcctctccttctactatctctacgggtatgttctCTACCTCCTTCTACTACTATCTCTACCTCTTCTACTACTATCTCTACCTCCTCTTCTTCTACTActatctctacgggtatgttctctacctcctctccttcttctactatctctatgggtatgttctctacctcctctccttctatctctacctcctctccttctactatctctacgggtatgttatctctacctcctctccttctgtctctacgggtatgttctctctacctctccttctacTATCTCTACAGGTATGTTCTCTACCTTCTActatctctacgggtatgttctctctacctctccttctactatctctacgggtatgttctctacctcctccttctgtctctacgggtatgttctctacctcctctccttctactatctctacgggtatgttctctacctcctctccttctactatctctatgggtatgttctctacctcctctccttcagtcTCTACGGGTATGTAGTAATAACTGATCTGCCTTAAAGGCTGAGTTTCGTTTTGAGCTCATGTCTTctgattaacctgttgaggatcttatcccgatcttatcccggtattgggattcattgtcatgtgaccatggcggggaattcaaaactgcaagagtaatcatttcaaaaaatcaaataatcaactattttcctccatttgaaagatatatctcctaaatctaaccacgctgtccgattttcagaggcattacggagaatgcataaagttaggttatgtgaggagagtacattgacaatagctgcgtgtaatgtttagccaattcaaagaagggcatcaacagacagaaaactagctagaattatgcacttacctttgacaatctgcatcagatgacactcataggacattatgttatacaatacatgcatttttagttccatcaagttcatatttatatccaaaaacagcatttacagtcgcggtgaaattcagaatttttttcggctcgaatgcacccagtgaatccagcattacaaatcacggaattactattcgaaaacattggtaaattataatattgtcattcaaagaataatatattatcatctcgtaattgctaccgaatggccagatctcaaaataactttactgggaaatcacattttgcataaactgggtactatgctaacaacaataagctatatgctaagctaagctaagctataccgttagcattagcatcatctaatatcgataataacattctaaatatccccttacctttgattatctccatcagaaggcgctgccagagatcccaggtccagaacaaatgtggtttcttttgacaaagttcataatttatgtccaaatagttagcgttcagtaggctcccacaaaatgaggtgggcagtgtaaagtcacgtcgaaaagctaaagaaaacctagtaaataatctatttacgtttgtttaaacatgtcaaacgttgtttagcactaatcttttgttccatttttaacgtgaaacatcagtaaacatcagtaatattttcacacaacctatcaagtgtctagaataaacgataatgacaaaggcactcttctcagattcatgcgcaggcgcaaaaaatgaagtgatgacgtgtcaacttgtaagctttctaattcggtctgtattcatgacagatgcttccaacaactttctaaagatcgttgacatctagtggaagcagtaggagttgcgaactgaatcctttctcactgtggtatctttaaaacaatgacactaaatagtacagtcacaaaattctcattttttttaatctatttttcacaggtttttgcctgcaatatgagttttgttatacttacagacaccattcaaactgttttagaaaattcagagtgttttctatccgaatgtgttaataatatgcatatcctagcttctgagttggtgtaggaggcagttaaaaatgggcacatatttctttcaaaattctcaatactgcccccgtggcccgtagaggttaacttctatgggctacgtgggacgctaacctgcgggacacagccagtgaaatatcagggcggcaaattcaaaaacaacaaaatgtcataattcaactttctcaaacatacaactattttacacatacacttctccttgatgtaaccacattgtccgatttcaaaaaggctttacagcgaaagcaaaacattagattatgttaggagagtacatagacaaaaataatcacatagccattttccaagcaaggacatgtcaataaaacccaaaacacagctaaatgaagcactaacctttgacgatcttcatcagatgacactcctaggacattatgttttgttcgataaagttcatatttatatccaaaaacagcattttacattgggaaaatgtattcccaccaaaactgccggtgaatgtgcacatcaatttacaaaaatactcatcataaacgttgagaaaatatataacaattattaaaAGAATAATagagactactcctggatgcaaccgctttgtcagattttaaaatagctttacggagaaagcacatttttcaatattctgagtacatagctcgccatcacagcgagctatccagacacctgccaagttcgaggtcacctaaactcagaattagtattataaatattctcttacctttgctgatcttcgtcagaatgcactcccaggactgctacttccacaagaaatgttgtttttgttcgaaataatccatatttatgtccaaatacctccgttttgtttgtgtgtacagagcactatccaaaggcataacgcgcgagcgcggaatcAGAGAGTAAGTCACAATGTTCCAtcaccgtacttagaagcatgtcaaacgctgtttaaaatcaatctttatggtattaatgtaaaattgcgataatattccaaccggacaatagcgaattcattcaagaagaaaaagaaggaacgtcgcgctcgcgggaccgagcatatccaatccctttgtctccaggcagtccactgattgactgagctcctattatctgcccagtgacaggagaatgctgaaagaacattctgaaggctgttgacagccaatggaagccttaggaagtgcaacgtgacctcacagaaactgtagtttcgatagagaatcaaaagaactacaattctcagactttccacttcctggttggatttttctcaggtttttgcctgccatatgagttctgttatactcagacaccattcaaacagttttagaaacttcagtgttttctatccaaatctactaataatatgcatattctagtttctgggccagagtagtaaacAGTTacatttgggtacgtttttcatccggccgtgaaaatactgccccctacacctcaaCAGGTTAACTGAAGTGTCTTAATGACGAGAGTTTTCCCCTAAACAGTTTATTTTTCTTACAGGATGATCTACGTGTTGGTGAGCTCTTAG encodes:
- the LOC115161894 gene encoding protein cornichon homolog 1 gives rise to the protein MAFTFAAFCYMLALLLTAALIFFAIWHIIAFDELKTDYKNPIDQCNTLNPLVLPEYLIHVFFCVMFLCAAEWLTLGLNMPLLAYHVWRYTSRPVMSGPGLYDPTTIMNADVLAYCQKEGWCKLAFYLLSFFYYLYGMIYVLVSS